TCAAAGTCCCGCGAAGGCGTTCTCCTGGGCAGCCGCCGCTTTCTGGATTGGTTCCATCACCACCATTCCCGGCCAAGCCCTCGGCGCGTTGACGGCTGAGCATGTCCTTGCCGCTGTCGAACATCGGCTGTCACTATCGGCGACCTCCGGTACCCGCACCGGCAGCAACTTCTCACATCGTATTGGGCTGGCCACCACGACCAGAATCTCGCGCGCGTCGTCCCCAGGACGCCCCACTGGCGTTTGGCTCATCTAACCCTCGAACTCGGCTACGGCCCGTCGACGGTCTTCTTCACATGGGTCGGATTCGACGAAATGGACGAGGTCACAGGCGACGGCCATGCTGAACTGCTCGACGACGGCTCCATCGACATCACCTTCTATCACAACGGCGACGAGGCAATCCTCAAGGCCAAACGGGACACTTCTTCAACGGCCTGCTAGGAGATCCGTGTTCGCCTTGCGCTGACAAAGAAGCTCACACATGACGTCCGGGAGACGATGCTGGCAAATGGTCTGGCTGAAGCATTCCACCCACAATACCAAAGCCCGTCCCGATCCAAAGCGCTTCTAAGCACTCCACCTCAGGCGCAAGGCCGGTTGGCCAGTGCATCTTCTTGGTCCGCCGGAAGAGAACCCCGCCCGACAATAGCTTCATGAGGTCTTGCGCTGCAGTGTCGACCGTAAAAAAGGGCGCGCGAGGCGCCCTTCATTTAAACCGGCAGTCGGGAAGCAGACTTCACTCTGATATTCAAAAGCGGTAGGTGACACCTGCGCCTATCAGCCAGGGATCGAGCTCCGCCTTCCCCGTCAGCTTCGCGCCGGTCACCGTGACGTCGAAGTCCGGCTTCAGGAAAAGCTTCTTCACGTCGAAGTTGAGGCCCCAGTGCTGGTCCACCATGTAGTCGAATCCGACCTGCAGCGCCGTGCCGAACGTGTTCTTCACCTTGAGAGCATCAGCGCTGCCAGTGTCCTGGTTGTAGAAGATCGTGTAGTTCACGCCGGCGCCGACATAAGGCTTGAACGCGCCGAGATCGGTAAAATGGTACTGCAACGTGAGTGTCGGCGGCAGCAGCCAAACTTTGCCGATGTTGCCCAACCCTCCGATCGTCCCTTGGCCCGCGATGTTGGCATAAGTGGTACCGAGTATGAGTTCGGCGGCGATGTTGTCGGTGAAGAAATACGAGATATCGAGTTCCGGCGTCACCGTGTCCGAATACGAAAGACCGGAGCCGGGAAGCGTATCAACGTAGCCCAGATCTTTCGTAACGACGCCCAACGCCCGCAGGCGGACCTGCCAAGGGATTGGCGCTTCGGTGACCGAGGCTCCCGTCTCCGCCAGGACGGTCTCTGCTTGCGCAGGCTCCGCGGCGACGGCCTGCTGTCCCACCATGATCAGGGCCACCGCCGCTGCTGTTGCCCGCGCTACGCCCATTCGCGTTCTCGCCATGAGATTCACTCCTTGATGTTCAGAAAGGATGCACTGCACTATTTCGTCTCCTGCTCGAATGAATTGTTGATGGACCTCAAATGCCCCTCTTGCGTTGCAACGCGTTCCGCCGTCTCCGGAGGGTGATCGTTGAAGCCGATTGCGCTGCGGAGAAAATTGGTGCCTAGACTGATGAATGCGGCTTGCTCCCGATTGTCCTCGCCGCAGCCGTGCCCGCCTGCGCTGGCCTCGTAGAAGTAAGCGGGATAGCCAAGAGCCTGCAGTTTTGCGGCCATCTTGCGCGCATGGCCCGGATGGACGCGGTCGTCGCGTTTCGTGGTGGCGATCAGGATAGGCGGATAGGGCTGTCCCGGCGCTGCGGCGTGATAGGCGGAGATTTCCTTCAGGAAAGCCCAATCGTGAACCTTGTCCGGATCGCCATATTCGTCGATCCAGCTCGCGCCCGCCAAGAGCTTGGTGTAGCGACGCATGTCGATAAGCGGTGCTGTGCAGAACAGAGCCCCGAAATGCTCAGGATAGCGGGTCAGCATGTTTGCGATCAGCAGGCCGCCATTTGAGCCACCCTCGGCGGCAATCCGCCTCGGCAGGGTGATGCCCCTTCGCACGAGGTCGGAGGCAACGGCGGCGAAATCGTCGTGGGCGAGACGCTTGCCCTCCCTGCGCCCGGCTTCGTGCCAGCGGGTGCCGAACTCGCCGCCGCCGCGGATGTTCGCCTCGACACACGTGCCACCGCGCTCGAGCCACAGCTTGCCCAGCGGGGAGTTGTAGTAGGGCAGGAATGATACGCCGAACCCGCCATAAGCGGAAAGGTGAATCGGAGCATCTCCGTTCCCGTTCGCCGGACCAACCTGCGTATAGGGGATCAGCTCATGATCGATAGAGACTGCCTCGTGGCGCGTGACCACCAGTCCGGATGCATCGAAATTCTCCGGGCTGCGCTTCAGGATTGCTGAAGCGCTGAGAGACGGCGCGGCATTCAGATCGAACAGCAAGAGCTGCGGCGGCGTGATCGGATCCTGAGCACAGATCAGGACCTCTCCATTGGTCTCGTGAACTGCCGCATCGAATGACCAGACGTCGACAGTACCTTCGGCGGGCAGGGTGTTCAGGACTCGGCGCGTCCATTCCTGGTGGCCGGGAGTGAACATCTCGAAACGCGGTGCGAGATTGACGAGGTAAGAGATAATGAGCTTCCCGTCATTCCAGAAGAATGACTGCATGGAGCGCCTTTCCCCTGGTTGAAACAGGGTCTCAAAACGGCGTCCGCCGGCGAGGAAAGTGGAAAGCGAGATGACGATCAGCGCGTCGGCGGGATGGGTGGTGCCTCCCACCGTCCAGGGCTTGCGCGGCCTTACCGCCAGCCAGTCGCCGAAGACCCGCCACGACGCGTCGCGAGGAAGATCGATCTGCCTCCTCGGCCCGCTCCTATCGCCGATCCAGCTGATCTTCTCGAAGAAGGCCGGCTGCTCGATGAACCAAAGGCGCTCGCTGCGGCCGGTGCGGTCCGAATGACCAGACACTTGGAAGCTTTCGAACCCGGCCTCGAAGATTGCCGGCGTGGTGAGGGGATCCGCGTCACGCTTCCACAGTCGAACTGTGCGCGCATAGCCGGAGCGGGTGGCCATGCCATTACCAAGCGCACTGGAAAGCAGAAGCGTGTCAGGGTCCAGCCAATTAACGTAGCCTTTGGCCTCGGGGAGGTTGAAGCCGTCGGCGACAAAGCTCAGAGAAATCAGGTCGAATTCGCGATGCACGACCGCGTCGCTGCCGCCGCGCGACAGGCGCAGAACGGCTCTTTCCCGTCTCTCCGGCTCGATGGACGCGCCGTCCCAGATCCAGTCCTCTCCGTCGCTAGCCGCGAGAGCATCCAGATCGAGCAGTAGCTCCCATTGGGGATCCGCCTTCATGTAGGCGGCAAGGGTGGTCCGGCGCCACAGTCCGCGTGGATTACCGTCATCTCGCCAGTAATTGTAGAGGTACTGACTACGGCGCGCGATCAGGGGAAGATTGTCGCGATTGTCGAAAATGGCTGTCAGAGCCGCGCGGTCGCGCTCGAACTGCGTTCCACCGAAGTGCTTCAGAGTCCTTGCCGATTGGCCGGCGGCCCAGGCAAGTGCCCGCTCGCCCTCTACATCTTCAAGCCAGACATAGGGATCGTCGTCGGGAGCATCAAGCGTTGGACGGACATCAAATGCGTTCATGTCCGGACAGCCTTCAGAAAGAAGGGATAGAGGCTTCCGTCGGCTCGGGAACGCTCAGTGTCGGTAGCGGCGCCCACATGTTCGAAAAGCGTGATCATTGATGAGTTCTTCCAGTCGGTGCGGCATCGCAGTGCTTTTGCGCATAGGGCCGCAACCTTCGTGCCAACTGGGAAAATCGTTTCGGAACAATGCGATCGCTCTGGAAGCGTTGTGTCACATGTCCGACATCGTCGAGAATCCGACAACGAGTGCTCCTCCTAATCACCGGATCAACCTCCGGCGCCAGTCGTGGACACTGTGCAGAACTCGAGAAGTGAAGCTCATTGGAGTGAACCTGGTTGACGCCCAACATCTTCGCTCTGGAGCGCTTCACGCACACGGATTCATGGCAGACACCATGATGCGATCGATGCTGTTAGAGACCAAGCTGGCTGCGCCTGTGAGTTTCAGCCGCCAGCTGGAAGCAGCGGAGTTCTGAGGAGAAGGGTGGGGGGCCCAAGCCCTGCCGCAATCTTGGCCTGCACCGTCCCCTTGATTGTTGTGGGTCAACGTCTGCCTGCCCGCTGAATTTGGCACGCCTTACACCTACGTCACGACCAAGACCTTCCTGTTGCACTTCGGCCTCGACACACTGCGGGATTTGCCCGATTTCGAGGCGATTGAGGTTGCCGCGCTGCTCAGCAAGGAGAAGCTGCTGGCGGGCGATACTCCCATCGGGCTGGTGAGTGGTGGAGGAGGTGAGGAGCGACACTCCAAGGCCAGGACGGGCTAGCGCAGCAGATACATGGAAGTAATCGCTTGATATGAGCGGTTGAGAGTCGAATCAGGGAACTATGCGATCACTATCGATAAGAGGTGGCAATATCGATCGTGATTGTATCGGGCCACTCTACGGCGAAGGAGGCGGCAACTTGTGTCTCCGACCCGAAACGATTACCTTGCGGCCATTATGAGCAAGCATTTGGCATCCGTCTTGACGACGTGAACGCGCCCTGCAGCGTACAGCTGGACGACGCGGCGCTGGCCGATTGCTTTGCGGATCTCGATTTGGCCAAGCAGCATCCCGCTCATGTCAGCGCCTTTCTCGGCGAGGTCCCTCTCGCCCAGCAAGTCGAGTTCGCAACCGCGCACCACATTCGCGGTCGACGAGATGAAGGCTTTTGCCGCCAAGTTCTCTGCCTGGTCCGGCGAAAGCTATCCGCTCGCCGCATAATGGCTGGACATGATAGCCGACGCCCGTCCCGAATGGCGGCGGCTTTTTCGTATTATATCGACCTGATCGACAAGATGCGGCGGAACAGGGGTCCACGTGCGATGCGGCCAAAGCGGATCCAGCTCTCGAGCGCGACTACGGGGTAGGTGTGGTCGCTGGAGCCGCGGCCGACCTCGACCTCGCGCCAGCCGGTCTTGCCGCGCAGGGTGACCAGCAGCCCTTGCCGTCAAAAATCTCGATCCAGCTGGCGCCATCGCTGTTGTCGTCGCGCATGACGTCGAGACCGACGATCTCGGAGCGCCGCAGGCCGCCGCCACAGCCCAGGAGCAAAATAGCGCGGTCGCGCAGGCCCTGAGGTCGTGGCCGAGCGTGGCGATCATCGCCAGCAGATCGTCGCCAGGACCGCCTCTTTCTGCCGCGGTGGCTTTGCGTGCTTGCGGCGAATGCCGGCAAGAACCTTATAGATATGCCGCTCCGCGCGGTCCAACGGCCGGCCGCGCTGGGTAAAGTTCCAGGCGAGGCCGGAAAGCCGCCGCTCGATGGTCGCAAACTAAAGGGCAGGGGCGCCACGCTTCGGATCGCCGGCGGCGGTGCCCGAGGCACAGGCGCTGATATTGAGCCTGATCACCTTCGAGCCCGGAGGCAGGGGATCGAAGCCAGCGCGCCGGCACCAGGAGGAAAAATGCCGCCAATCCTTGGGGTAGGCGTCGCGCGTGTTCTCCGAGGTGGCGTTGTAGCCCCTCGCGGTCTCGACCAGTTCCTGGACATGCGCCGGGACTCTTTGAGCCGGGTCTCCATCTCCTTGTAGAGCTTGTCAAGCTCGCCATCGACTGGCTTCAGGTCGTCGATTGAACATTGCGTCATCATAGGCTTTGTGCCTTGTTGTAGCAGGCATCGTCCGTTCGCGCGGCGGACACAGACATCACCGTCGCTGAGCCGAGAACGACGGTAAAAGAAAATGCACTCACTGACTTCATAACCAATCTCTTTTGCGGGTGATTTAGAAACGGACGCCGAGCTTGGCGCTGAACCCGTGTGTCTGGGCATCCGAGGCGATCTGTCCCTGATAGGCGATGCCGAACGTCGCGTTCTCGGTGATGTTTACGTCAAGCCCAGCTTCGAGCAGAGCTGCGTTCTTTGCGATCGGCACGCCCTTGATGGCGAAGGAGGAACCGCCAGCAAAGGCAAGAGCGGTATCCGGCCTGACGTCGCCGAAGGCGTGGCGCCAGCCAAGACCGCCGCGCGCGGTAGCAGTCACGGTGCCGAGGGTCAGTACCGTCGACGCACGCAGACCTAGCGTGGTAAACGCCGTGTCGCTCGAGCGATCCCCGCTCGACAAGGCGGCTGCGCCGCCATTCTCGGTGAAGCCATCGGCGTCAAAATTCACATAAGCGAGATTAGCGTAGGGCTCGAAGGAAGCCGAAGCCGTATTGATACGGTAGCCGAGCTCGCCAAAGGCCTGGAACGTGCCGGCGTCGTAATCGGCCGAAAGGCTGTCGGCGAAGCCTGGAAAGACCACGGACCTGCCGGTCTCGATGCTGTGCCAGGTATAGGCAAGGCCGGAACGAAAACCGAGATTGCCGTTCTGCGTGCCGGCAAAAAGACCGAGATGGTAATTCTCGCTCGAGCCCGACGACGCGCGATCGTCCGCCTCCAAGGAGGTATGGCTGTAGCCGCTGATGAGGCCGAGCCGCCAGCTTTCGCCGACAGCCGCGTCACCGCCAGCCAGAAAGCCGCCTGTCGAGTGATCGAGACCGGCGGCATTGCCGTCGCTGTCGAGATGACCCCAGGCGCCGAAGCCACGGCCCCATACGGCGAAATTCTCACTCGTTGCCGGGGCCAGTTCCAGACCACCCAGCCCATAAGTCATCACCGGAACGCTGGAGGCACCGACGCCGTCGAACGCCGCACGGATCCGTTCGCTCGCGGCATCGCGTACAGAATGACTGTCCTCGATGAGGCCGCTATGAATGGAAGCATGAACCTCGCCTGATAGCATATCGAAAGCGTTGCGGGCTTCCGGCGCCGTCAGGAACAGGATGTTGTCCTGGATCGGATTACCGCTTCCAAGCGCCTGAGCCGCTGCGGCGACCGAGCGTTGATTGAAGGTGCTGGCTACATCGGCAAACGCCGTCGATGTGCGGCTGATATCGAGATAGACATTGTTGGCATCGTAGACGAGCTGGAAATCGACGAAGGGCGTCGCGTCTGTCGCCAGAGCCCCCGTCAGCCCGCCATAGGTGCCGCTTACGCCGCCTGCTGCGGAGAGCAGAGTATATCGGGCATCGACCGATAGCGTTCCCTGCCGCAGCAGCTCGATCTGCGCGCCGCTGTCGATCGCCGCTGCTCCGCCAACATCGATGAGATCGGACGACCTTGCGAGGTCGACCTGATAGATCGATCCGGACTGCTGCGCGAAATCGCCCGTGACAGTCAGTGTGGTGACGATCCTGCTCGGATCGGTCGCA
The window above is part of the Mesorhizobium sp. WSM4904 genome. Proteins encoded here:
- a CDS encoding OmpW family protein translates to MARTRMGVARATAAAVALIMVGQQAVAAEPAQAETVLAETGASVTEAPIPWQVRLRALGVVTKDLGYVDTLPGSGLSYSDTVTPELDISYFFTDNIAAELILGTTYANIAGQGTIGGLGNIGKVWLLPPTLTLQYHFTDLGAFKPYVGAGVNYTIFYNQDTGSADALKVKNTFGTALQVGFDYMVDQHWGLNFDVKKLFLKPDFDVTVTGAKLTGKAELDPWLIGAGVTYRF
- a CDS encoding prolyl oligopeptidase family serine peptidase, with protein sequence MNAFDVRPTLDAPDDDPYVWLEDVEGERALAWAAGQSARTLKHFGGTQFERDRAALTAIFDNRDNLPLIARRSQYLYNYWRDDGNPRGLWRRTTLAAYMKADPQWELLLDLDALAASDGEDWIWDGASIEPERRERAVLRLSRGGSDAVVHREFDLISLSFVADGFNLPEAKGYVNWLDPDTLLLSSALGNGMATRSGYARTVRLWKRDADPLTTPAIFEAGFESFQVSGHSDRTGRSERLWFIEQPAFFEKISWIGDRSGPRRQIDLPRDASWRVFGDWLAVRPRKPWTVGGTTHPADALIVISLSTFLAGGRRFETLFQPGERRSMQSFFWNDGKLIISYLVNLAPRFEMFTPGHQEWTRRVLNTLPAEGTVDVWSFDAAVHETNGEVLICAQDPITPPQLLLFDLNAAPSLSASAILKRSPENFDASGLVVTRHEAVSIDHELIPYTQVGPANGNGDAPIHLSAYGGFGVSFLPYYNSPLGKLWLERGGTCVEANIRGGGEFGTRWHEAGRREGKRLAHDDFAAVASDLVRRGITLPRRIAAEGGSNGGLLIANMLTRYPEHFGALFCTAPLIDMRRYTKLLAGASWIDEYGDPDKVHDWAFLKEISAYHAAAPGQPYPPILIATTKRDDRVHPGHARKMAAKLQALGYPAYFYEASAGGHGCGEDNREQAAFISLGTNFLRSAIGFNDHPPETAERVATQEGHLRSINNSFEQETK